In Brevibacillus brevis NBRC 100599, a single genomic region encodes these proteins:
- a CDS encoding LutB/LldF family L-lactate oxidation iron-sulfur protein, with protein MNAKTSSTATLNERAQTALNDNFLRNAVKFTTERLRTNKVSATDELGNWEEWREQGRQIRLHTIAHLDYYLSLFVNNVRALGGHVHFASDAKEAIEITMNIVKEKHTRSVVKSKSMLSEEVHINQVFEQHGIEVVETDLGEYIIQLAGETPSHIIIPAIHKNKEQVAELFSNVAGKRLPADTAVLAGFARSKLREKFLEADIGMTGCNFAIAETGSIALFSNEGNARMVSTVPKTQITFMGMERIIPSLEDLEVMATLLPRAATGQKLTVYMSLINGPRRSDDSDGPEELHVVIIDNGRSKQLGDPEFQEVLNCIRCGACLNACPVYRHVGGHAYGWVYSGPIGAVLTPLLHEDKELANASSLCGACYEACPVKIPLHDMFVYQRRRNVEEALTKKAEQLGMKAFKFISSNHRLFHRILRISQLGQKPFVKGGVITAKIGPLKGWNTYRYAPKLAQHSFRDTWKALDTELQFELQEMGPEMKDRLADILKKRGDTHESQ; from the coding sequence ATGAACGCAAAAACATCCTCAACCGCAACTTTAAATGAACGCGCACAAACTGCACTAAACGATAATTTTTTACGAAATGCCGTAAAATTCACAACAGAAAGACTAAGAACAAACAAAGTTTCAGCAACTGACGAGTTGGGTAACTGGGAAGAATGGCGTGAACAAGGACGGCAGATTCGCCTGCATACAATTGCACACTTAGACTACTACCTGTCGCTGTTCGTAAATAATGTGCGAGCGTTAGGTGGGCATGTACATTTCGCCTCTGATGCCAAAGAAGCTATAGAAATCACAATGAATATCGTGAAAGAAAAACATACTCGATCCGTTGTCAAATCAAAATCGATGCTTTCTGAAGAAGTGCATATTAATCAAGTGTTTGAACAACATGGAATCGAAGTGGTGGAAACGGACTTAGGAGAATATATTATTCAACTCGCTGGTGAGACTCCCTCCCATATAATCATTCCCGCCATTCACAAAAACAAAGAGCAAGTAGCAGAGCTATTTTCAAACGTGGCTGGAAAGCGCTTACCAGCAGATACTGCTGTTCTGGCAGGCTTTGCCCGATCCAAGCTGCGGGAGAAATTCCTTGAGGCCGATATTGGGATGACTGGATGCAACTTTGCTATCGCGGAAACAGGCTCCATTGCATTGTTTTCCAATGAAGGAAATGCCCGCATGGTAAGCACGGTTCCTAAAACACAGATCACCTTCATGGGCATGGAAAGAATCATTCCCTCTTTGGAAGATCTTGAAGTAATGGCTACCTTGCTGCCGCGTGCCGCTACAGGGCAAAAGCTGACGGTATACATGTCGTTGATAAATGGGCCTCGCCGCTCAGATGACTCCGACGGACCAGAGGAGTTACACGTAGTAATTATTGACAACGGCCGTTCTAAGCAGCTGGGAGATCCCGAATTTCAGGAGGTTTTAAACTGCATCCGCTGCGGAGCATGTCTAAATGCTTGCCCTGTCTATCGACATGTAGGCGGACATGCGTATGGTTGGGTGTACAGTGGTCCGATTGGCGCCGTACTGACTCCTCTCCTGCATGAAGACAAGGAATTAGCGAATGCATCCAGCCTATGTGGGGCCTGCTATGAAGCCTGTCCCGTCAAAATACCGCTGCATGATATGTTCGTCTATCAGCGTAGACGAAATGTGGAAGAAGCTTTGACAAAGAAAGCGGAACAACTGGGAATGAAAGCCTTTAAATTTATTTCTTCCAACCACAGGCTGTTCCATCGAATTCTGCGAATCAGCCAACTGGGACAAAAGCCTTTTGTCAAAGGTGGAGTGATCACAGCCAAAATCGGACCTTTAAAGGGTTGGAATACCTATCGTTATGCACCAAAACTTGCCCAACACTCCTTCCGGGATACGTGGAAAGCGCTTGATACTGAACTTCAGTTTGAATTGCAAGAAATGGGTCCGGAAATGAAAGATCGTCTAGCCGACATCCTGAAAAAACGGGGGGACACACATGAGTCACAGTGA
- a CDS encoding AraC family ligand binding domain-containing protein encodes MPDVTFYRNEALPFLEAKQCTKSDLTYQKHFHEEYSIGSIDEGETSAWCDGTMHQVEAGRVISFPLYMLHACHPASLTVWRYKMLFIKQDWLKQLERRELEQLHIPFLLEGDKNQYCRHLIAGILTTPSGKHCA; translated from the coding sequence ATGCCAGATGTAACCTTTTACCGAAACGAAGCTTTGCCTTTCCTTGAAGCAAAACAATGCACGAAGAGTGATTTGACATACCAGAAGCATTTTCATGAGGAATATTCGATCGGATCGATTGATGAAGGAGAAACGAGCGCCTGGTGCGACGGAACAATGCATCAGGTTGAGGCTGGCAGAGTGATCAGTTTTCCGCTGTACATGCTGCACGCCTGTCATCCTGCGTCCCTCACAGTATGGAGATACAAGATGTTGTTCATCAAGCAGGATTGGCTGAAACAGTTGGAGCGAAGAGAACTGGAACAACTTCACATCCCGTTTTTACTAGAAGGAGATAAAAATCAATATTGCCGCCATCTGATTGCGGGGATTTTGACAACGCCCTCAGGAAAGCACTGTGCCTGA
- a CDS encoding SDR family oxidoreductase yields the protein MNNNYTGKKAVVTGGTHGMGLAVAKALLAGGAEVIVSGRNPKNAEEAKRELGERAHVVVSDVSSMKDVQAFGEYVEKHFGKIDFLHVNAGTSILEPFLEVNEETYDRIFEVNTKGAFFTVQRLAPLIHEGGSIVFTSSVADEGGYPGMSVYSASKAALRSLASSFAVELLDKGIRVNVVSPGFIDTPSMGVAGFTDAERVTFQELGDKVTPMKRHGSSEEVAKAVLFLAFDATFTTGSRLAVDGGIGQNLHSL from the coding sequence ATGAACAACAACTATACAGGGAAAAAAGCAGTCGTAACTGGGGGGACACATGGTATGGGCTTGGCTGTGGCAAAAGCTTTGCTTGCAGGCGGCGCCGAGGTCATCGTCTCTGGTCGCAATCCGAAAAATGCGGAAGAAGCAAAACGTGAGCTGGGAGAACGGGCACATGTTGTGGTGTCTGATGTATCGAGCATGAAGGATGTGCAAGCATTCGGAGAGTATGTTGAAAAGCATTTTGGCAAGATCGATTTTCTCCATGTAAATGCAGGCACTTCCATTCTGGAACCGTTTTTGGAAGTCAATGAAGAGACCTACGATCGAATTTTTGAGGTAAATACGAAAGGGGCATTTTTCACCGTTCAGCGATTAGCGCCACTTATTCATGAAGGCGGTTCGATCGTATTTACATCTTCCGTAGCAGATGAAGGCGGCTACCCCGGCATGAGCGTATATAGTGCATCCAAAGCGGCATTGCGTTCCTTGGCCTCCAGCTTTGCGGTGGAGTTGCTAGACAAGGGCATTCGCGTCAATGTCGTGAGTCCCGGTTTCATTGATACACCTTCCATGGGAGTGGCCGGTTTCACAGATGCAGAACGCGTTACCTTCCAGGAGCTTGGCGACAAGGTTACACCCATGAAACGTCATGGCTCATCAGAAGAAGTGGCGAAAGCCGTGCTTTTCCTCGCTTTTGACGCTACCTTTACGACTGGTTCGAGGCTAGCTGTGGATGGTGGCATCGGACAAAACTTGCATTCCTTGTAA
- a CDS encoding helix-turn-helix transcriptional regulator, translated as MNRYAVYFQEQEKRREILVLLKKRRSINVQELSKHLGITKVAVRKHLDVLHRERYIALRIVRQRTGRPAYVYHLTNTAEHLFPRHYSDLATEMVTGIQDLYGEAFVDQLFEKRMVRMLQNYREVMRGQGFDQRVKMLASIQNEEGYMPHLEKIRDGLYLLEEANCPLLQVAIRFRQACQCELSLFESLIDAHVERTSCMTEGQVKCRYLIREKLSNVESE; from the coding sequence ATGAACAGATACGCGGTCTATTTTCAAGAACAGGAGAAGCGGCGAGAAATTTTGGTGTTGCTGAAGAAGCGCCGTTCGATTAATGTCCAAGAACTGTCAAAGCATCTTGGCATAACGAAAGTCGCGGTGCGTAAGCATTTAGATGTTTTGCATAGAGAACGGTATATCGCGTTGCGAATCGTCCGCCAGCGAACAGGCAGACCAGCCTATGTGTATCATCTGACGAATACTGCAGAACATTTATTTCCGCGTCACTACAGCGATTTGGCTACAGAGATGGTGACGGGCATTCAGGATTTGTATGGGGAAGCTTTTGTCGATCAACTATTTGAGAAGCGGATGGTACGGATGTTACAAAACTATCGGGAGGTAATGAGAGGACAAGGTTTTGACCAGCGAGTGAAAATGTTGGCGAGCATACAAAATGAAGAAGGATACATGCCTCATTTAGAAAAAATCAGGGATGGTTTGTATCTGCTTGAAGAAGCAAATTGTCCTCTCTTACAAGTAGCCATTCGCTTTCGCCAAGCATGTCAATGCGAGCTCTCCTTGTTTGAGTCGCTAATAGACGCGCATGTAGAGCGTACTTCGTGTATGACAGAAGGACAAGTGAAATGCCGTTACCTAATAAGAGAAAAGCTCAGCAATGTAGAATCGGAGTGA
- a CDS encoding MerR family transcriptional regulator, translating into MKISELSQLTNVSTRSIRHYEEKGLLQAERLENDYRYFNESAVNRVKMIQLYLKLGLTADEIRLVFRGEVASPDDYEYCEEMLAIYEQKLSKVNEQIEALHEWKKTLERQISITRGKKVTN; encoded by the coding sequence GTGAAAATAAGCGAATTATCACAATTAACCAATGTCAGTACCCGGTCAATACGCCATTATGAAGAAAAGGGCTTGCTACAGGCAGAACGACTGGAAAATGATTACCGTTATTTCAATGAATCGGCAGTCAACCGTGTCAAGATGATTCAACTGTACTTGAAGCTGGGCTTAACAGCAGATGAAATCAGATTGGTGTTCCGAGGGGAAGTGGCATCTCCCGACGATTACGAATATTGCGAGGAAATGCTGGCGATTTACGAACAAAAGCTCAGCAAAGTGAATGAACAGATTGAGGCACTCCACGAGTGGAAAAAAACGCTGGAGAGGCAAATATCCATTACACGTGGAAAAAAGGTTACGAACTAG
- a CDS encoding superoxide dismutase — protein sequence MEAFTLPELSYRYDELEPYLDARTMEIHHGKHHATYITNLNKALENYAQFRNASVEELISNLEDIPEDIRMAVRNHGGGHYGHSLYWSIMSPTGGGKPTGDIAKGIDKYFGSFEEMKDELTKAAVSRFGSGWGWLVVNGDKLEVMSTPNQDTPFMEKKTPILVVDVWEHAYYLQYQNKRPDFVSSWWNVVNWEEVNRLYNEAIR from the coding sequence ATGGAAGCCTTTACGTTACCAGAACTGTCATACCGCTATGATGAGTTGGAACCTTATCTGGATGCGAGAACGATGGAAATTCATCACGGAAAGCATCATGCGACGTATATAACCAACTTAAACAAGGCCTTAGAAAACTATGCGCAGTTTAGAAATGCTTCGGTCGAAGAACTAATCAGCAACTTGGAGGATATCCCGGAAGACATACGGATGGCAGTTCGAAATCATGGGGGCGGCCATTATGGACATAGCTTGTATTGGTCGATCATGAGTCCGACTGGCGGCGGGAAACCAACAGGGGATATTGCAAAAGGAATCGACAAGTATTTCGGAAGTTTTGAGGAAATGAAGGATGAATTGACAAAAGCGGCTGTCAGTCGTTTCGGATCAGGATGGGGATGGCTTGTAGTCAACGGAGACAAGTTGGAAGTGATGAGCACTCCCAATCAGGATACTCCTTTTATGGAGAAGAAAACGCCCATATTGGTCGTAGATGTGTGGGAGCATGCTTATTACTTGCAATACCAAAATAAGCGCCCTGATTTTGTCTCATCGTGGTGGAATGTGGTCAATTGGGAGGAAGTCAATCGTTTGTATAACGAAGCAATCCGCTAG
- a CDS encoding (Fe-S)-binding protein, with amino-acid sequence MKVSMFITCLSDAFYPKVGEAMARLLARYGIKLDFPELQVCCGQPAFNSGFWDTAREGAKTIIHAFADSDFVVAPSGSCIGMIHHHYPTLFKEDPKYLAMAHDLIGKSYEFSQFLVHVLGVTDIGALFPHRVTYHPSCHGSRLLGVKDEPHILLSQVKGLEFVPLPFAEDCCGFGGTFAIKVSDISGAMVTEKAEHVLETKAEVLVGLDMGCLTNISGRLHHAGHPIRVMHLAELLYEGVKERV; translated from the coding sequence ATGAAAGTATCAATGTTTATTACTTGTCTATCAGATGCTTTTTATCCTAAAGTGGGCGAAGCAATGGCACGACTTCTCGCCAGATATGGCATCAAGCTGGATTTTCCCGAACTGCAAGTGTGTTGCGGCCAACCAGCTTTTAACAGCGGGTTTTGGGATACCGCTAGAGAAGGCGCAAAAACAATTATTCATGCATTCGCAGACAGCGATTTTGTGGTTGCTCCATCCGGTTCGTGTATCGGGATGATTCATCACCACTACCCTACTCTATTTAAAGAAGATCCGAAATATCTGGCAATGGCCCATGATCTCATTGGTAAAAGCTATGAGTTCTCGCAGTTTCTCGTTCATGTGCTCGGGGTGACGGATATCGGTGCCCTCTTCCCCCACCGCGTCACCTATCATCCCTCCTGCCACGGCAGCCGTTTACTTGGCGTCAAAGACGAGCCTCACATTCTGCTCTCCCAGGTAAAAGGCTTGGAGTTCGTGCCCCTTCCTTTTGCGGAAGATTGCTGCGGATTCGGAGGAACTTTTGCCATAAAGGTCTCCGACATCTCCGGTGCGATGGTTACGGAAAAAGCAGAACATGTGCTGGAAACCAAAGCAGAAGTCCTGGTGGGCCTTGATATGGGCTGTCTAACAAATATCTCCGGACGTTTACACCATGCTGGACATCCGATTCGCGTAATGCATCTGGCAGAGCTATTGTATGAAGGGGTGAAAGAGAGGGTATGA
- a CDS encoding SDR family NAD(P)-dependent oxidoreductase, whose product MELKDKVVIITGGGTGIGRATALKLAAAGAKVVINYSRSGKEAAEVVNEITQKGGAAFAYRANVAIENEVINMVSQTVSTFGKVDGLVNNASITAQIAMDDLVAVTDEVWDSLLNVNVKGMFHCIKAVVPYMKKQQSGVIVNIGSVAGTTGIGSSIPYAATKSAIHTMTRSLAIALAPYIRVNCISPGAVDTRWWSGHEEKMYKLTGNLPLKRISTPNDIAEAILFQLTQESVTGQVFTIDNGQTL is encoded by the coding sequence GTGGAATTAAAAGATAAAGTAGTTATTATAACAGGCGGTGGTACTGGTATTGGTAGAGCAACCGCTTTGAAATTAGCTGCTGCTGGTGCAAAAGTTGTTATTAATTATAGCCGATCGGGAAAAGAAGCTGCCGAAGTCGTCAATGAAATTACACAGAAAGGGGGAGCAGCATTTGCTTATAGAGCGAATGTAGCGATAGAAAACGAAGTGATCAATATGGTATCCCAAACTGTTTCAACATTTGGGAAGGTCGATGGTTTAGTAAACAATGCGAGTATTACGGCTCAAATAGCTATGGATGACTTAGTCGCCGTAACAGATGAAGTGTGGGATTCCCTTCTCAATGTAAATGTAAAAGGGATGTTTCATTGCATAAAAGCTGTTGTCCCTTATATGAAAAAGCAACAATCGGGTGTAATTGTTAATATAGGAAGCGTTGCAGGAACGACCGGAATAGGCTCATCTATCCCATATGCAGCAACAAAATCAGCAATCCACACAATGACAAGGTCGTTAGCGATCGCATTAGCACCTTATATCAGAGTGAATTGTATATCTCCTGGTGCAGTTGATACAAGGTGGTGGTCTGGTCATGAAGAAAAGATGTATAAACTTACAGGCAATTTACCACTTAAGAGAATTTCAACACCTAATGATATTGCAGAGGCTATTCTTTTTCAACTGACTCAAGAATCTGTTACAGGCCAAGTTTTTACAATCGATAATGGTCAAACACTTTAA
- a CDS encoding LysR family transcriptional regulator, translating to MESHDLWIFKHVAELQSVSRAAEKLGYVQPNVSQRIKGLEDELGARLFVRNNRGVTLTEEGKVLLDYTNQIIKLMDEAKSLINPQKWREPLTIGASQTISAVRIPQLFSSFLKEHKNIDVKVKTHDKKKLQEMLSYGELDGIFINDAYNYPQFETVYSYFEKLVLVLPQYSHFEKKHEQTLIVNSDPNCIYRNKTLEFSKENNFYDPTIMEFDSLESILQAVQDGLGISIIPADVAKNRTEVQLIRYKELSETIKIDFLIKHRKQQPQGLKKFIQFLKRK from the coding sequence TTGGAAAGTCATGATTTGTGGATTTTTAAACATGTTGCAGAACTGCAATCAGTATCTAGAGCCGCAGAAAAATTGGGCTATGTACAACCTAATGTCAGTCAGCGAATTAAGGGCTTAGAAGATGAACTAGGTGCTAGATTATTTGTGCGTAATAATAGAGGAGTAACATTGACCGAGGAAGGAAAAGTTTTATTAGATTATACAAATCAAATTATAAAATTAATGGATGAAGCCAAGTCATTAATTAACCCCCAAAAATGGAGGGAACCTTTAACAATTGGTGCATCCCAAACGATTTCTGCAGTTAGAATTCCTCAGCTATTTTCTTCTTTTTTAAAGGAACATAAAAATATCGATGTAAAAGTAAAAACACATGATAAGAAAAAGTTACAGGAAATGCTTTCCTATGGAGAACTTGATGGTATTTTTATAAATGATGCATATAATTACCCACAGTTCGAAACCGTTTATAGTTATTTTGAGAAACTCGTACTCGTTTTACCTCAATATAGTCATTTTGAAAAGAAGCATGAACAAACGTTAATTGTTAATAGTGATCCAAATTGCATATATAGAAACAAAACATTAGAATTTTCCAAGGAGAATAACTTTTATGATCCGACGATCATGGAGTTTGATTCACTTGAATCTATTCTGCAAGCAGTTCAAGATGGGCTTGGTATCAGTATAATACCGGCAGACGTTGCAAAAAATCGAACAGAAGTACAATTAATTCGATATAAAGAACTGTCTGAAACAATCAAGATTGATTTTCTAATCAAACATAGAAAACAGCAACCACAAGGTCTAAAAAAATTTATTCAGTTTTTAAAGAGAAAATAA
- a CDS encoding CsxC family protein: MGIHGEGCNCGQSQVTKNSCSVEKARVFGMASTETTFPKTIKVPVTLAETAVVVCVEADVHLEKPALEIIRVLKSVILEQCELVPTFSPHSANLFVTGFIRKNIEYTTIDQVTGTAVCGDVRHTTALVPFDFCTELTFPAAGPTLQLAPDFESHGEYLNKSGHAAKINVGLFGNRKVYNERPYCELLFTEFTELDIGLENKRCKDTTKTFSTVREKIVLRIGLKVLQDQQVPIPTTPPPKPTFPPPCKSICPPKKKW, from the coding sequence ATGGGTATACATGGCGAAGGCTGTAATTGTGGCCAATCTCAAGTTACGAAAAACAGTTGTTCAGTGGAAAAGGCCCGTGTGTTCGGAATGGCTTCAACCGAAACCACTTTTCCTAAAACGATTAAAGTACCTGTAACATTGGCAGAAACGGCTGTTGTCGTATGTGTGGAGGCAGATGTCCATTTGGAGAAGCCTGCACTTGAGATCATTCGGGTATTAAAGAGTGTCATTCTGGAGCAGTGTGAGTTGGTTCCTACGTTCAGCCCACATTCAGCAAATTTGTTCGTCACTGGTTTTATTCGCAAAAATATAGAGTACACCACAATCGATCAAGTAACGGGAACTGCTGTATGCGGTGATGTTCGACATACAACGGCGTTGGTACCATTCGATTTCTGTACGGAACTTACCTTTCCGGCTGCAGGACCGACATTGCAACTGGCGCCAGATTTTGAGTCACACGGAGAATATTTGAATAAATCAGGTCATGCGGCAAAGATTAACGTAGGTTTGTTCGGCAACCGGAAAGTTTACAATGAGAGACCGTATTGTGAGCTGTTATTCACGGAATTCACCGAATTAGACATCGGTTTAGAAAATAAGCGATGCAAAGATACAACCAAAACATTCTCGACCGTCCGTGAAAAAATCGTCCTGCGTATTGGTCTGAAGGTTTTGCAAGATCAACAAGTTCCTATTCCAACGACACCACCACCAAAACCGACATTTCCGCCACCTTGCAAATCGATATGTCCACCTAAGAAAAAATGGTAG
- a CDS encoding L-lactate permease → MTWTQVFTPVGGSLGISALVALIPILYFFWALAIKRMKGYMAGLTTLLMVILVAVLVYRMPAGIAIMSSVQGAVYGILPIGWIIISSVFLYKLTVKTGQFDIIRSSVLSITEDRRLQALLVAFSFGAFLEGAAGFGAPVAISAALLVGLGFHPLYAAGLCLIANTAPVAFGAIGIPIIAMEGPTGVPAMEISKMVGRQLPILSVFVPFYLVVIMSGFKKALEVLPAILVSGISFSLTQYVTSNFMGPELPDILSALVSLVALTLFLKVWKPKTIFRFASEQAATAEVAAASQAIKNSKAPFTTGQIFKAWSPFLVLTAFISIWGIPTVKKALVGKYEGANLLFNCLNPIGKALSFTPEVPGLHNLIIDVNGKPIAALFKLEVLAAAGTAILLAAIVTKFIVSISWRDWLATFGETLNELKFPLLTIASVVGFAYVANASGMSTTLGMALAGTGMLFPFFSPFLGWLGVFITGSDTSSNLLFGNLQKVTATSVGMEPVLALAANTSGGVAGKMISPQSIAVACAAVGLAGKESDLFRFTVKHSLLLVVIIGIITYLQSNLLSWMVP, encoded by the coding sequence ATGACATGGACGCAAGTTTTTACTCCTGTTGGGGGGAGTCTCGGAATCTCTGCGCTTGTTGCGCTTATTCCCATTCTTTATTTTTTCTGGGCGCTTGCGATCAAACGTATGAAAGGCTATATGGCAGGGCTGACCACTTTACTGATGGTGATCCTAGTTGCCGTATTGGTGTATCGCATGCCTGCGGGAATAGCGATAATGTCTTCGGTGCAAGGAGCCGTTTATGGTATTCTACCCATCGGATGGATCATCATTTCCTCAGTATTTTTGTACAAGCTCACGGTGAAGACAGGGCAATTTGATATTATCCGCAGCTCTGTCTTATCGATCACGGAAGACCGCCGTCTGCAGGCGCTTCTTGTCGCCTTTTCTTTTGGAGCCTTTCTTGAAGGGGCTGCCGGTTTTGGCGCTCCTGTAGCGATTTCTGCTGCGCTTCTTGTCGGCTTGGGTTTTCATCCTTTGTATGCCGCGGGTCTTTGCCTAATTGCCAATACGGCACCGGTTGCTTTTGGCGCGATCGGAATTCCGATTATCGCCATGGAAGGTCCCACGGGCGTTCCAGCCATGGAAATATCCAAAATGGTCGGCCGCCAGCTGCCTATCCTATCTGTTTTTGTTCCCTTCTATCTGGTTGTGATCATGTCTGGATTTAAAAAGGCTCTTGAAGTGCTTCCAGCGATCCTAGTTTCCGGCATTTCTTTCTCCTTGACACAATACGTCACATCCAATTTTATGGGGCCGGAGCTTCCTGACATTTTATCTGCACTGGTTTCTTTGGTTGCGTTAACCTTGTTCTTAAAAGTTTGGAAACCGAAAACGATTTTCCGTTTTGCCTCGGAACAAGCAGCTACCGCAGAAGTAGCAGCCGCTTCACAAGCGATCAAGAACAGCAAAGCTCCCTTTACAACCGGACAAATATTCAAGGCATGGTCTCCCTTCCTGGTATTGACCGCCTTTATCTCTATCTGGGGGATTCCGACTGTGAAAAAAGCGCTGGTCGGCAAATATGAAGGGGCTAATCTTTTATTTAACTGTCTCAATCCCATTGGCAAAGCTTTAAGCTTCACGCCTGAGGTCCCTGGTCTGCATAACCTGATTATCGATGTGAATGGAAAACCGATTGCTGCTCTCTTCAAATTGGAAGTATTGGCAGCAGCCGGAACAGCGATATTGCTTGCTGCCATCGTAACCAAATTTATCGTCAGCATCTCTTGGAGAGATTGGCTTGCCACTTTTGGCGAGACATTGAACGAGCTGAAATTTCCGCTGCTCACGATTGCGTCTGTTGTCGGTTTTGCCTATGTTGCAAACGCTTCCGGAATGAGTACCACACTGGGGATGGCGTTGGCAGGCACGGGGATGTTATTCCCGTTCTTCTCTCCGTTCCTTGGCTGGTTAGGGGTGTTTATTACTGGCTCAGATACTTCTTCCAACCTGCTGTTTGGAAATCTGCAAAAAGTCACAGCAACTTCAGTGGGAATGGAACCTGTTTTGGCCCTTGCAGCCAATACGAGCGGTGGTGTAGCGGGTAAAATGATTTCGCCGCAGTCGATTGCCGTTGCCTGTGCTGCGGTAGGACTCGCCGGAAAAGAATCTGATTTATTCCGCTTTACAGTGAAACACAGTTTACTCTTGGTTGTAATAATCGGTATTATCACGTATTTGCAGTCCAATTTACTGTCATGGATGGTTCCATAA
- a CDS encoding FadR/GntR family transcriptional regulator, with the protein MKAIPKFKVRKTYEEVSDYIKDQIMNGVYKPGDRLPSLREFSELFGVGQSTMREAISALKTMGLVTIRQGEGTFVTRLNPDEVLSGFEPIQPVTEQDIMSLLEVRKIIETGIVQLAAERRSNEDLQRIEDALKEMEAAVSNGDLGEKADWKFHYEIAKACHNSVLESIMQSISETMSKALKASREKMFQTKGNPERLLAEHKEIFKAIANKNSKRAEESMLYHLLGVEKEMFD; encoded by the coding sequence ATGAAAGCGATACCAAAATTCAAAGTACGTAAAACGTACGAAGAAGTATCCGACTACATCAAAGATCAAATTATGAATGGAGTTTACAAACCTGGAGATCGCCTGCCTTCTCTTCGCGAATTCAGCGAGCTTTTCGGAGTCGGTCAGTCAACCATGCGAGAGGCAATCAGTGCACTCAAAACGATGGGTCTTGTGACCATTCGTCAGGGGGAAGGTACTTTTGTCACCCGCTTAAATCCAGATGAGGTATTGTCAGGATTTGAACCGATTCAACCTGTCACGGAACAAGACATCATGTCACTCTTGGAGGTTCGGAAGATCATTGAGACGGGAATCGTTCAACTGGCCGCCGAGAGACGTTCTAATGAAGATTTGCAACGCATCGAGGATGCGTTGAAAGAAATGGAAGCCGCAGTTTCAAATGGAGATTTAGGAGAAAAGGCCGACTGGAAATTTCATTACGAAATCGCCAAAGCTTGTCATAACTCGGTTCTGGAATCGATTATGCAATCCATATCTGAAACCATGAGCAAGGCATTAAAGGCAAGCCGCGAAAAAATGTTTCAAACGAAAGGAAATCCGGAACGGCTCCTGGCTGAACACAAGGAAATTTTCAAGGCGATCGCCAACAAAAATTCAAAAAGAGCCGAAGAATCCATGCTCTACCACCTGCTTGGCGTAGAAAAAGAGATGTTTGATTAA
- a CDS encoding LutC/YkgG family protein — MSHSEKEAQFFNTIANRLGRSRMTTPPPQPVRGVPDFWKMYHLSSDERIDLFIKNWEMLGGVAKRFSSPEALCSYIAEVVQTFEAKRIIHEDHALFQSMHQDGSVNGVEMTIWRKQEESDLLSKAAHADIGISIADFAIAHTGTIVMTSAASKGRSLSLLPTIFMAVIRTENIKTRMGEALQEINKWNNVKMPAGVHFISGPSRSADIENDLTIGVHGPGIVHALILEEETKA, encoded by the coding sequence ATGAGTCACAGTGAAAAAGAAGCACAATTCTTCAACACGATCGCAAATCGGTTAGGCAGAAGCCGGATGACCACTCCTCCCCCACAACCCGTTCGCGGTGTTCCGGACTTTTGGAAAATGTACCATCTCAGCTCTGATGAAAGAATAGACCTATTTATTAAAAATTGGGAGATGCTTGGTGGTGTCGCTAAACGCTTTTCTTCTCCAGAAGCGCTTTGCTCATATATCGCTGAAGTAGTCCAAACCTTTGAAGCAAAACGAATCATTCACGAAGACCACGCCCTTTTTCAAAGCATGCACCAGGACGGCTCAGTTAATGGTGTAGAGATGACGATATGGCGGAAACAGGAAGAATCTGATTTGCTGAGTAAAGCGGCGCATGCTGATATTGGGATTTCTATTGCAGATTTTGCTATTGCCCATACTGGCACAATCGTAATGACTTCAGCAGCGTCAAAAGGCCGCTCTCTCAGCCTACTGCCCACCATTTTTATGGCTGTCATTCGAACTGAAAATATCAAAACACGTATGGGTGAAGCTCTACAGGAAATCAACAAATGGAATAACGTCAAAATGCCTGCGGGCGTTCACTTTATTTCCGGTCCCAGCCGTTCAGCCGATATTGAGAATGACTTAACCATTGGCGTTCACGGTCCAGGAATTGTTCACGCACTTATCCTTGAAGAAGAGACCAAAGCATAA